The nucleotide window AATGCCTCTTTGTGAATCCTTGTGAGCTACAACCTAGAGAGAAAAAATATTACAGCCTGTTTAGTTGTTTTGCTAATAAAtgtggcaatagtaatgaaaagTTTGATGTATATTAGCTAGGAAAATCATTTCATAAAGTTTATAACCATGCTTATCGCACTCGAATGGAACATTTTCTCTTTTACCATATTCACATCAAACattctattttcttatttggtgaCCTTTTCCCTTACTTATATCCTTGTGGGATCCAATTATTTACAGAATTTCCATCAATTTTTCACTTTTGTTCCCTTACTCACTCTTCTCATGTGGTCCCTTTCCTAGTCTTCTATTGGTGCATCATCAAATGGAACATTTAATTAGGATATAAGGGAATATAAAAAAGAAGTTAACCCTTCTAACAAAATCTTGTGGAGTATATATCACTCAAACATATTCTAAAACACTAGGAGTATTTCTGCTAAGAGACTGGGATAAAGGACACACCTTCTGCACTACAGTATCATCCTCATGGACAAAATATTGCCTGAACAACAGAAAGTAGTATGATCAGTATCTTATTAACTcaatcttaaaaagaaaaatacattTGTAATTCAATAGTCAGCAGAAAAGTGGATTACTTGACAGCTGAATAGGCAGGATTATCTTGTAAAGGATTAGGGTAGGTCTGCAGAAGAAGAGAAATGTGTAGCATATGAGATTATTTTTAGATCATCAGTAAACAAATAAATGATTTGGTATAGTACAAAGTTCAAAACAATTTACCAAGAACTAGGAGAGTACACAAATTTCAAGACCATAAAATCCAATGCCTAATTGCTCCTTCAAAATCCAATATCAAGGAGAATACACACATAAGCAGTCTCAAACTCAATGGAGAGACTCTAATCTCTTCATGCAAATTGCTACATTTTTTTCTAGTCCGTGCCTTTTGCTTTGCCACAATTTCCTatcatgataaagtgtctaccACTTTTTTTAATTCCCATTCCCATTTCAACTCTTCTCTAATGACATCCATACAATTCGAAtgattttgtcattttttaatctttatgcAAAATGCCGTTGTTACAACTTATTAGGACGAGTAATTTAAATATAGAAGTATGATGTGAGATTTTTGGTCCCATAAGAATTTTTTGGTGCTACAAGAACACAACAATTTTCCCTTATGATGGCTTTTTTCCTTTGGCGGTATTTTATGCCGGCTTTTAGGTCTATTATTTCATATACCTTTTATATCAATAGTAAAACACACTATTTATCtgaaaaaaaacaatttcattACATCTAGGGGCGATTCAATCTCAGGTCTGCATGGGCCAGGTCCAGGGCCAGGGATATTAAAAATATGAGTTGATTATGTATTTTGTATAAACAAATTCAGCAATCAAGATAATAGAAGTGAAACTTCTAGTAGGAGTAATTGgactttttcaattttcatgcaagctaaaataatttatatttagtggagtaatgttttttaaaactaaaaattttaaattagaaaaattagcTAGAATAATTCTACAAGAATTTCACTTATTATTTAACTATGTATAATCCTAACTTTAGGAGTATTTTCTTAGTGTAAACTTAAATAACTTACTTTAGCAAGTCATCCGATTATAACCCGAAGAAAATATTTTAGTTAGGATTATTCAATAGGTAAAATTATCGtaacaaaatcataaacaaaattaaattattcaagtaatttttcattttaaatttcttgTCTTCTAAGACCGTCAATGTCATGGAAttctttttacatttttttcatcCTTCCAACTTTCCAAATGATAGATTCCATAATTTtctcattaaaaaaagttttaactTGGTTTTATACAGTTTTTCCTGCTAGTGATTCGCTCCATCGAATATGATCAATTATTTTATCAATATGCATCATATATCAATCAAACTTTGCCGGAATGAATGGGGATAATAACAAATTCAGaactaaattttgttaaatgatTTCCCCTTGTGTGAGAAAACCTAGTACATTTTCATCATCAATCCAAATTATCTCTCCTGAGttcaaaatttaatcaaatttcCATTATTAAACACAATACCAACAACTAAACCTAGTTAACGAAAGAAATGTATAAAGAAAAcataatcaatcaatcaaaattaaGCAAACAATTAACCTTCATCCACAGCTATAACAACATCAAATTCACAATCATAATCTTAAAAACAAGCAAAATAAAGGAAATGAAAAACATACAGGAAGATTAGGAATGTAATCGGATAAATGAGGGACATCTTCAAGAACATATCCATATTCgcctttaattattttcatatgctgctcattcttcttctccataatttattttttctttttttttttctctttgtgATTTTTTCATTCTCTCTCTATATCAATGATATATTGGGTTATGCAAATAAGAGAAAATCGTATCTCCGATGAAAACGACGAATGTATAAAATATTAGTCaagaatgaaatatatactttgTTCGTTATAAAATGTCTACCTTTGACTCTTTTAGGCACcctatttgaaattttttttatctagtaAAATCGCTATAGATAAGAGGAAGAAATAcggtgaaaattaaatttttatcgtAACTCATAAACAACAAAGACAAAGCTTAAGATTAGCATATGATATTCTAATTAACTTAAgaatttattttggaaaaatattgtttgacaaatgaattaattttttaaaattgacttGTTTGACTAGCTGATAGTGTTAGctgtttttgttgatttttaaaatattcgGAGAAGTCATTTTTAAGGagatatattataaaattaaatattgattgTTAACTTTTTATTGCGTGCATGGTTGGCTATGCTTGTATCTTTGTTGTTGAAATGTACGCTCTTAAAGCTAATATTATGAATGGTAGTCGGTAGACATTTACTTGTATTGTTTCTGATACTATATCGAATAATTAGAAAGAGGTTGACTAACACATATATTTATAGGCTACTTTTTGACCAATTAGTTTTAACATGAAGCCTCATTAGATTTGTGTGCAATTAACTATTTTCCTATGCGTATCGTGTCTTATTCAaatctaataataaatttatcacTAACCATTGTTTTAGTGATGTTCCTATGATGGAATGTTCATCACTAACCATTCTTGGTGCATTCATGGTCTATCATTGAGAATCTTCATTAATGTTTGAAGAACTTTTACTGTTTTTTATCATGGCTATACTTTTAGAAATTCTGAATAAGAGGATTTCCACCTCAAATTATAAGATTATTTAGTAAGTTTTATGTTACGTAGTTGAGATAGTTTAAGTTAAAAATTTGTGTTGTTTTAGTCCAAGCTGcgatttaaattgtttttagttTTCGTTCATGGGAAAAGTTTTACACTTTGTATCATCAttgttttaaagtatttttcatTAATGTAAAAGTTAGTTTGGTAGTGGTAGTTATTACTGTTTtcgttttttttcttatttatttttagcataattttcaaagttaattttgaattttaatatttctaaatacgtattataaaaaattataaaaaatatataataaaaaagtatacattaaaatgAATCGAACGAAATCTGacattgatatattttaatattctttatCACATTTCTCTTTGCAAAGTAGAATATTCTAAACGAGAAGAATATTAAGAAAGGATAGactataatttttgtttaaaaaccCAACTTTCTCTTATTTGTTGATTATAAATAGGTTGTTAATTACAAAACATATTACTAAACTAATTATGATTAAATAATTTGTCTTTAAGACTTAAAGCAAAAAGTGTAAACTCACCCATTTTTGAATTAGATTGAGAGTAATGAGAGGTAATTAAGCACACCGCTTTAAATCCCTATTGATCAATTATGATCAATTTATATGTAACCGAAGTTgatttttaagaattttagtGGTGCcacaaaaaataattagttCATACAATTGACTATCAATCGAGCtcatttttaactaaaattcGATTGAATCTCGTATTCAATATGAGTTAAACAATAGacataaaacacaaattaaatctTACTCAACTTAATCTTCAATCGGGACAAATCTACCTTCTTAATAACTACTTTGTTACCGACCACAATCCACAATGTCTATTATAAATGACTTAGATTCGAAATGACTTTAAATTGATCCAAACGCAATAATTAACCAAATGGATAACCCTTGTGTCACTATACAAAAGCAAAATTGAAATATtataccattttttttaatatattaatttatatgcgGTTatgataatagaaaaaaatttacaatacgagaaaccaaaaaaaaaaaaaaacaattaaaacaaaatataaaataataataatcataaaaatagtaGTATTGAATATTGATAATAATCTCCATCTTCccaaaataattacaaccttttgTTCTTGATTAGTGCAAAATCAACGTCCACCCAAAAGAAAAGGAGCCAAAAATAGGAAATTGAATATGCACCATTTGAGGGCCATACAATACAACATTATTCACGGCAATGATTTTGGGGAAAATTCGAGTTCGTGATCCTAATCATTCATCAATTTCCCCGACTCCCGCTTAATTTTACGCcaacttttttgtaatttatttttcatatctCACCTTCTTCATTGTTATTATATTCCTTCTTCAATTCTTCCTtcattaatcaaaaaaaaaaaaaaagatttgttTTTTGCTTTGAATCAAAAAAAATGTCGTGGCAAACTTACGTTGATGATCATTTGATGTGTGAGATTGAGGGCACTACTAATCATCTCACTGGTGCTGCAATTCTTGGCCTTGATGGTAGTGTTTGGGCACAGAGTGCTGATTTCCCTCAGGTTTAGTTAATTTTTTGCgattttcatattttgattTCATTTGGGTATGATTGAATATGTTTGATCGGATGTTTGAATTTTACGGGTCATTTTTGTTTCAATGGCTTCCATAATTGATCGCATTAGATTTAATATTGATTCTAAATCAATTGAGTGAATTTGTTATTGTCGATTTTACATCAATGGTTTTTCAAGAATTATTAGGGTTTCAATTTTGACTATATATTGCGAAATTTTTACAGGAATTCTCTGTTATTTTTCTTTAGGATCGTAAGATATTATCAATTTCGTCAAGCTTGTGATTGTGAATTGGGCTTGTAATGTATTAATGATTAGCAttgattacttttaatttgtttccTTGTACTACAGTTCAAGCCAGATGAAATAGCTGCAATCGTGAAGGATTTCGATGAACCCGGTACCCTTGCACCCACTGGCTTGCACCTTGGTGGAACCAAGTACATGGTTATCCAAGGTGAACCTGGGGCTGTTATTCGTGGAAAGAAGGTAAATGATGCATATTAATCTTTCCAAACTGTTTGATATGACTTGCATTTGGTTATGTGCTTTGTTACTTGAACTCGGGTACGTCTAAATGTttaattttacgcctaaaaagAAGtgtaagtgccataccaatgtctgaggatcaaggatcggacacgggtacgtgaagcaaaatgaagagtctgaCTAAGATAGGTTATGTGCGAGTTTGCTTTATCCTGCATATAGTTTGCATGTGGTTTATGCCTTTATCTAGAAGCATTATTGATTAAAGTATCCAATGCATGTGAGGAGATCACATAGTGTTTGCAAGACCAAATGATTGCGAAAAGGCTGCAAGATTTGTTTGCAATCATCCTTAATACATAAATAGGTGGATTGAATGTGCATGAATCATTATGATCTTATGTTCTTTGCCTATGCCGCTAAAAAAACTCATTTTATGCATTTATCATCTTGCTCTTTGATATTAGATCTTTTCTTGATTCTATATTGCTAATTTATGCTTTGATCAACTTATGGTTGTACATACTTTGGAGAGAATTTGTCGTATTGGTTTTCTAGCACTTGTGCTCATGTTGCCTCCTACGCTAAAGTTACGCTTTGAAGAGAACAAAAGGtgtattgaaaataaaagtaaaaaacatGCAACCCTTATGCCTAAACCATTGGTTTTCTAGCACTTGAGCTCATCTTGAGGTTTCTCAACTATGTAACAGAATTCGccagttaattcgctttttgaattcatAATTCGCTgaaaatgaccctaaaatagctCAAAACCGACCGTAATTCGTTTTTTGATTCTTGATTCTTGATTCGCGAGGAGATttgtgaatcatgtgacagtgtTTTCAACTAATGCAACTTCCTATTTTCCGCTTCTTAAGGCCCTTGTTAAAATAGTAAgaataattattctttttctttctcaagCAAGATTTTGTTATAGGATTCCTTCATATCTAATTTCCTGTCCTTCTATTGAAATTTGAAACTAATATGTCAAGCTTATATTGACGAGAAGTGTGTTGGCCTTCATGTGTATTGTCTTATTCTTATTCTCATTACTTTTCTTCGTTTATCTTGTCATGACAATCTGTATAAGTGCTTTATAATGAAGTTAAGGCTATTATGGATTTCTTAAGTGCTATGCAGTTTTTCTCTATGAATTTGAACTCAACTTGAACCTTTCGAAACTTGAATTTGTACTTCCGTTTTCCCTCTGAATTAGCTATAAGACTCTCAAAAAGCTCTCCCATCGATTTTTGAGTTGTAGCAAATTCGATTGTGCTCTATTACACTTAAAAACGAGAATTTTGTACTGATCTAAAGTTTTCTAGCATACAAATTTTTAAAGCATCAGCTAAGTGTTGAAAGAGCAATACTTTTTCGTACATCCTTTATTTTCCACCAAGAAAGAATTTTTTGTCAAGAACATTGAGGTTACTTATTGTATCCGTTCGTGTATCTTTCAGGGCGCTGGTGGAATCTGTGTTAAGAAAACCGGTCAAGCTTTGGTTATGGGTATCTACGACGAGCCTGTCACTCCTGGTCAGTGCAACATGATTGTGGAAAGGTTGGGTGATTATCTCATCGAGCAGGGCCTCTAAATATTATGGTATGATCTCTTTTCTATCGCTATTCCCCACCCATCCCCCAAAGAAGAGAAAAAACAAACGTCGATTCATGGTGTTCATCTGTATTCGCATCACACTCTTTATTTCGATGCCTATTTCTAACAAGATTATATTTGTTTTGAAGGTTAATAACTACATATTCGACATATATGAGGAGTTTCGCGTGGATTTGCTGATCTATAAACCGGAGATTGGCATTCtattacaactattttcgtTTTACATtcttttatcctttagaaagGGTTTATGTTAGTTTCTTCTGGCATATAAGATCTATGACAGGAAAgattttggtgttttttttatgtaatgtTTATTATGATCATTATTTATAATTCTGCACACAAGGTCATACACTTTTAATCtcttaatataattttgaaaGTACATATTGAGTTGAATAAAGGAGCTTTTGTGCAAATGGCATGTCTCTAATTATTGAGTATTATTATGATCATAAGAATAATTAGTTGAATTATTGCTAGGTATAGTAATGAAACAACTAATAAAGAtgattctgaaaaaaaaatgatattatggGGATATTTGGATTTTGACTTGgttcatttgattaaaaatctaTTAATATTGACTTGTGTAACATATAACACAGAAAATAGTAGTCGAATCGATTTAACATACATGTAGAATTGAGTGTTTAACCAATAACTTATCTTATAAAGCTGACAAGGGAATGGTTCATGTTTTCATAGCGTTTCACAAGATTTTGACAAAACAAAATGTGAAAGAATACTTTTGGTTTATTTTCTGAATTTCATAAATAATACTTCTAAGTTCAAGTGTTAGCTTATTGCATAATAGTTTGTAAATACATTTGTACCAAATAGTGAGGAAGAAATGGTCGTTGTTTTTTTAGATCTCTCTAATTTCATATATAATccttaaaaattaatgtgaactcaaaatataatttaaaattaatttaaaatacatgaCATAAAAAAACGAGgaaataacaaattaatatttgaaaTGACAAAGGTATTTTCATTGCTAAGTTGTTATTATCTCGTTTTAATCAGAATTACTTTTTCGATTAAAAGATTAACTAAGCTGCTGAGagacataaaaaaaatacttataaacTGATTCAAAAGTCAATTTTAGTTTTAGAACGTAACTCAAAATCACAAGATCTAATTAGaacaaaagaatgaaaatgacaaaaataccCTCCTCGAATCTCACCACTCGTTTTTTATTCTCCATCACtccatttctttctttttcacaaTTGCAATCTCTCTCACTGTATCTCTCTAGTCCATAATCCCAATTTCTTCAATCTTTtcttcaaataataaaaaatgtcGTGGCAAACTTACGTCGATGACCATTTGATGTGCGATATCGATGGCAATCGCCTTTCTGCGGCTGCTATTCTCGGCACTGATGGCAGTGTCTGGGCTCAAAGTGCTTCTTTTCCTCAGGTCTTTTCTTTTTGGGATCCTTATTGTCGATTTTGATTACTTTGCAGATCTGATAAGTGTTaattttatatgtgtgtgaTTGATTTTACCTGATCTGATGTATTTCTCAACTGGGTTGGTATTGTTTTATCGAATCATTTGATGAGTTTGTGTTTCAATTTCTACTAAATCTACTCATCAAATAGTTAATCTCTTGTTTTTTAGTTAGTTAAAATCTGGATTCTGGGTTCATGTTTTTTGATTGAGCTGGTGAAATTAGAggtgtattattattgttcacaCAATCAGTGTTGATGATTGTAGAATTTGACAAATGGGTTGGAGTCAAAATTGGATTTTTGAGAGTCAACAAAAAATATGAGATCTTGGAAATTTCCTCTGTGGATAATTAGGAAAAAGAGTAGGATTTAAATTTTTGTGATGTAGATTTTATATACTACTATTATATAAACGAAATTGTAGTATTTTCTATGGAGATgggtttattttttatgtaCTCTTTCTCATTTTTGTTGATTCTCAGTGGTGCCATTGATTGATAAATGACTCGTTAAATCTTGTGCACGCGGAGTTGTAGATGATTGTCTGATATCTGACCTTGCCGAGATGAGAGAGTAATTGAATCTTCTAATTTAATGATgggtttatttgttttgtactCATGCAGTTTAGGCCAGAAGAAATCGAAGCTATTGTGAAAGATTTTGATGAGCCTGGAACCCTTGCACCCACCGGGCTGCACCTTGGTGGAACCAAGTACATGGTTATTCAAGGTGAACCTGGGGCTGTTATTCGTGGGAAGAAGGTAAAATGTCCATTGACGCTCTTTTCTGGATAGCTGTATATGATTATCTGTATAAGTGGCTTCGTATTTTAAACAATGAAAGGAAAATGGTATAATTGTTTGTCATATACGTATAATGTATATCTTCATCGAACGCTTTTTGGTGGGTGTTTTCTCTTGTTTACATTCCCCGTATCTGATCCTAATGTAAGCGGCAGCATCTTTTCAAAATGTTTCAAATCTCAACGTGttttgaagcttttgatgaATGTTTTTTGCGTGCGTGCGTGTGTAGGTGGTTTAACTAGAAGGGATAGAACTATAGCACATATGCTTGTTTGTGGAATGTGGA belongs to Amaranthus tricolor cultivar Red isolate AtriRed21 chromosome 17, ASM2621246v1, whole genome shotgun sequence and includes:
- the LOC130804138 gene encoding profilin Sal k 4.0101 yields the protein MSWQTYVDDHLMCEIEGTTNHLTGAAILGLDGSVWAQSADFPQFKPDEIAAIVKDFDEPGTLAPTGLHLGGTKYMVIQGEPGAVIRGKKGAGGICVKKTGQALVMGIYDEPVTPGQCNMIVERLGDYLIEQGL
- the LOC130804139 gene encoding profilin-3; the protein is MSWQTYVDDHLMCDIDGNRLSAAAILGTDGSVWAQSASFPQFRPEEIEAIVKDFDEPGTLAPTGLHLGGTKYMVIQGEPGAVIRGKKGPGGICVKKTGQALVIGIYDEPVTPGQCNMIIERLGDYLIEQGL